Proteins from a genomic interval of Prionailurus viverrinus isolate Anna chromosome F2, UM_Priviv_1.0, whole genome shotgun sequence:
- the EEF1D gene encoding elongation factor 1-delta isoform X2: MATNFLAHEKIWFDKFKYDDAERQFYERMNGPVAGSSRQENGASVILRDIARARENIQKSLAGSSGPGASSGPGGDHSELAIRIASLEVENQSLRGVVQGLQQAVSKLEARLSALEKSSPTHRAAAPQTQHVSPMRQVEPPAGKAATAAEDDEDDAIDLFGSDDEEDKEAARLREERLRQYAEKKAGRPALVAKSSILLDVKPWDDETDMAQLEACVRSIQLDGLTWGGSKLVPVGYGIRKLQIQCVVEDDKVGTDLLEEEITKFEEHVQSVDIAAFNKI, translated from the exons ATGGCTACAAACTTCCTAGCGCACGAGAAGATCTGGTTCGACAAGTTCAAATACGATGATGCAGAGAGGCAGTTCTATGAGCGGATGAACGGGCCCGTGGCTGGCTCCTCGCGCCAG GAGAACGGTGCCAGTGTGATCCTCCGTGACATTGCCAGAGCCAGAGAGAACATCCAGAAATCCCTGGCTGGG agctcaggccctggggcctCCAGCGGGCCGGGCGGAGATCACAGTGAGCTCGCCATCCGGATCGCCAGCCTGGAAGTGGAGAATCAGAGCCTGCGAGGCG TGGTGCAAGGTCTGCAGCAGGCTGTCTCCAAGCTGGAGGCCCGGCTGAGCGCACTGGAGAAGAGCTCACCCACCCACCGGGCTGCAGCCCCACAGACCCAG CACGTGTCCCCTATGCGCCAAGTGGAGCCCCCTGCCGGCAAGGCGGCCACCGCCGCAGAGGATGACGAGGACGATGCCATCGACCTGTTTGGCAGCGATGACGAGGAGGACAAGGAGGCAGCCCGGCTGCGGGAGGAGAGGCTGCGGCAGTACGCGGAGAAGAAGGCGGGGCGGCCCGCGCTGGTGGCCAAATCTTCCATCCTCTTGGACGTCAAGCCT TGGGATGACGAGACAGACATGGCCCAGCTGGAGGCCTGCGTGCGCTCCATCCAGTTAGACGGGCTGACCTGGGGGGGCTCCAAGCTGGTGCCCGTGGGCTATGGCATCCGCAAGCTGCAGATTCAGTGTGTGGTAGAGGACGACAAGGTGGGGACGGACCTGCTGGAGGAGGAGATCACCAAGTTCGAGGAGCAC gtgCAGAGTGTGGACATTGCTGCTTTCAACAAGATCTGA
- the NAPRT gene encoding nicotinate phosphoribosyltransferase isoform X2, translating to MEVLRPPPTVTWAMLAPAASQGPRVDLSACVEAWLERVCAHLGLGVQEPHRGERAAFVAYALAFPRAFQGLLDTYSVQRSGLPNFLAVALALGELGYQAVGIRLDSGDLLQQAQEIRRVFRTVAAQFQMPWLESVPIAVSNNIDEEELARLAQEGSEVNVIGIGTTVVTCPRQPSLGCVYKLVSVGGQPRMKLTEDHEKQTLPGSKAAFRLLGSDGSLLMDVLQLAEEPPPQPGRELRVWPRGAREACVVRPAHVEPLLRLCIQQGQLCGPLPSLAESRAFAQLSLGRLNPEHKRLEQPAPYQVALSDELQALVDRLSTGGSS from the exons ATGGAGGTCTTACGGCCTCCACCTACAGTTACCTGGGCG ATGTTGGCTCCAGCTGCCAGTCAGGGCCCCAGGGTAGACCTGTCTGCATGTGTGGAGGCATGGCTGGAACGCGTGTGTGCCCATCTGGGGCTAGGGGTGCAGGAGCCCCACCGGGGGGAGCGGGCAGCCTTTGTGGCCTATGCCCTGGCTTTCCCCCGGGCCTTCCAGGGCCTGCTGGACACCTACAGTGTGCAGAG GAGTGGTCTTCCTAACTTTCTGGCAGTAGCCTTAGCCTTGGGGGAGCTGGGCTACCAAGCCGTGGGCATAAGATTGGACAGCGGTGACCTTCTGCAGCAGGCCCAGGAGATTCGTAGGGTCTTCAGGACCGTTGCGGCCCA GTTCCAGATGCCTTGGTTGGAATCAGTCCCCATCGCCGTCAGCAACAACATTGACGAGGAAGAGCTGGCCCGGCTGGCCCAGGAG ggcagTGAGGTGAACGTCATTGGCATCGGCACGACCGTGGTCACCTGCCCCCGCCAGCCTTCCCTGGGCTGCGTCTATAAG CTGGTGTCTGTGGGAGGTCAGCCCCGAATGAAGCTGACTGAGGACCACGAGAAACAGACACTGCCTGGGAGCAAGGCCGCTTTCCGGCTCCTGGGCTCCGATG GGTCTCTGCTGATGGATGTGCTGCAGCTGGCAGAGGAACCACCACCCCAGCCTGGCCGGGAGCTGAGGGTCTGGCCTCGAGGGGCCCGGGAAGCCTGTGTTGTGAGGCCTGCCCACGTGGAGCCCCTGCTGAGACTCTGCATTCAGCAGGGACAG CTGTGTGGGCCTCTCCCATCTCTGGCTGAATCTAGAGCCTTTGCCCAGCTGTCCCTGGGTCGCCTGAACCCTGAGCACAAGCGGCTGGAACAGCCCGCACCATACCAG GTGGCGCTGTCTGATGAGCTACAGGCCCTGGTGGACCGACTGAGTACAGGAGGGTCCTCATGA
- the NAPRT gene encoding nicotinate phosphoribosyltransferase isoform X1, whose translation MAAERDPEASAAARPLLTDLYQATMALGYWRAGRARDQAEFELYFRRCPFGGAFALAAGLRDCVRFLRTFRLRDADVQFLASVLPSDTDPAFFEHLRTLDCSGVTVRALPEGSLAFPSVPLLQVSGPLLVVQLLETPLLCLVSYASLIATNAARLRLIAGPTKRLLEMGLRRAQGPDGGLTASTYSYLGGFDGSSNVLAGQLRGVPLAGTLAHSFVTSFSGAEVPPDPMLAPAASQGPRVDLSACVEAWLERVCAHLGLGVQEPHRGERAAFVAYALAFPRAFQGLLDTYSVQRSGLPNFLAVALALGELGYQAVGIRLDSGDLLQQAQEIRRVFRTVAAQFQMPWLESVPIAVSNNIDEEELARLAQEGSEVNVIGIGTTVVTCPRQPSLGCVYKLVSVGGQPRMKLTEDHEKQTLPGSKAAFRLLGSDGSLLMDVLQLAEEPPPQPGRELRVWPRGAREACVVRPAHVEPLLRLCIQQGQLCGPLPSLAESRAFAQLSLGRLNPEHKRLEQPAPYQVALSDELQALVDRLSTGGSS comes from the exons ATGGCGGCGGAGCGGGACCCCGAGGCGAGCGCGGCGGCCCGGCCGCTGCTCACCGACCTCTACCAAGCCACCATGGCGCTGGGCTACTGGCGCGCGGGCCGGGCGCGGGACCAGGCCGAGTTCGAGCTCTACTTCCGCCGCTGCCCCTTCGGCGGCGCCTTCGCCCTGGCCGCGGGGCTGCGCGACTGCGTGCGCTTCCTGCGAACCTTCCGCCTGCGGGACGCAG ACGTGCAGTTTCTGGCCTCGGTGCTGCCCTCCGACACGGATCCCGCATTCTTCGAGCACCTTCGTACCCTCGACTGCTCCGGTGTGACGGTGCGGGCCCTGCCCGAGGGCTCCCTCGCCTTCCCCAGC GTGCCGTTGCTACAGGTGTCAGGGCCACTCCTGGTGGTGCAACTGCTGGAGACGCCGCTTCTCTGCCTCGTCAGCTAcgccag CCTCATTGCCACCAACGCTGCGCGGCTTCGCCTGATCGCGGGTCCGACGAAGCGGTTGTTGGAGATGGGGCTGCGGCGAGCTCAGGGCCCCGATGGAGGTCTTACGGCCTCCACCTACAGTTACCTGGGCG GCTTCGATGGCAGCAGCAACGTGCTCGCGGGACAGCTGCGGGGCGTGCCCCTGGCTGGAACCTTGGCTCACTCTTTCGTCACTTCGTTTTCGGGCGCTGAGGTGCCCCCTGACCCG ATGTTGGCTCCAGCTGCCAGTCAGGGCCCCAGGGTAGACCTGTCTGCATGTGTGGAGGCATGGCTGGAACGCGTGTGTGCCCATCTGGGGCTAGGGGTGCAGGAGCCCCACCGGGGGGAGCGGGCAGCCTTTGTGGCCTATGCCCTGGCTTTCCCCCGGGCCTTCCAGGGCCTGCTGGACACCTACAGTGTGCAGAG GAGTGGTCTTCCTAACTTTCTGGCAGTAGCCTTAGCCTTGGGGGAGCTGGGCTACCAAGCCGTGGGCATAAGATTGGACAGCGGTGACCTTCTGCAGCAGGCCCAGGAGATTCGTAGGGTCTTCAGGACCGTTGCGGCCCA GTTCCAGATGCCTTGGTTGGAATCAGTCCCCATCGCCGTCAGCAACAACATTGACGAGGAAGAGCTGGCCCGGCTGGCCCAGGAG ggcagTGAGGTGAACGTCATTGGCATCGGCACGACCGTGGTCACCTGCCCCCGCCAGCCTTCCCTGGGCTGCGTCTATAAG CTGGTGTCTGTGGGAGGTCAGCCCCGAATGAAGCTGACTGAGGACCACGAGAAACAGACACTGCCTGGGAGCAAGGCCGCTTTCCGGCTCCTGGGCTCCGATG GGTCTCTGCTGATGGATGTGCTGCAGCTGGCAGAGGAACCACCACCCCAGCCTGGCCGGGAGCTGAGGGTCTGGCCTCGAGGGGCCCGGGAAGCCTGTGTTGTGAGGCCTGCCCACGTGGAGCCCCTGCTGAGACTCTGCATTCAGCAGGGACAG CTGTGTGGGCCTCTCCCATCTCTGGCTGAATCTAGAGCCTTTGCCCAGCTGTCCCTGGGTCGCCTGAACCCTGAGCACAAGCGGCTGGAACAGCCCGCACCATACCAG GTGGCGCTGTCTGATGAGCTACAGGCCCTGGTGGACCGACTGAGTACAGGAGGGTCCTCATGA
- the MROH6 gene encoding maestro heat-like repeat-containing protein family member 6 isoform X1 has protein sequence MAWGVWGRARGGPVGALTLTALAEEIRANQGQPPGPSAIDPQPESELEPEAEPTGVTAIPTARPVPCSLPRVQEPAPKGLYQDPPNSWEEGALADLALYAAACLEEAGFAGTQATALTLSSALEARGERLEEQVYALVRGLLAQVPSLAEGRPRQAALRVLSALALEHAQEVVCALLPSSLPPDRVAAELWRSLSRNQRVNGQVLVQLLWALKGGAGPEPEALAATRALGEMLAVSGCVGATRGFYPHLLLVLVTQLHQLARRASSPDTPKAWTPSHRGPPHSHASCAVEALKALLTGDGGRMVVTCMEQAGGWRRLVGAHTHLEGVLLLASAMVAHADHHLRGLFGNLLPRLRSADDTRRLTAMAFFTGLLQSRPTAGLLREEVILERLRAWQGDPEPTVRWLGLLGLGHLALSRGKVRHVSKLLPALLGALGEGDARLVDAALGALRRLLLRPRAPVRLLSAELGPRLPPLLDDARDSVRASAVGLLGTLVRRGRGGLQLGLRGPLRKLVLQSLVPLLLRLQDPSRDAAESSEWTLARCDHALRWGLLEEMVTVAHYDSPEALSRICHCLVQQYPSHIPSFLSQTQGYLRSPQDPLRWAAAVLLGFLVHHTSPSRVNQDLLDSLFQDLGQLQNDPEPAVVAAAQVSAQQVALLARAQPGPRLPRLLRLGLWRRAGPHRPPPVYASSPFQPRSVVGRWGCLGSGCA, from the exons ATGGCTTGGGGGGTATGGGGCAGGGCTCGGGGGGGCCCTGTGGGGGCCCTAACCCTGACAGCTCTGGCTGAAGAGATCCGGGCCAACCAGGGGCAGCCCCCAGGACCCTCTGCCATTGACCCTCAGCCTGAATCTGAGCTTGAACCTGAGGCGGAGCCTACGGGTGTCACTGCCATCCCCACAGCCCGCCCTGtgccctgctctctgcccagggTGCAAGAGCCAGCCCCCAAGGGGCTCTATCAG GACCCCCCAAATTCCTGGGAGGAGGGGGCCCTGGCTGACCTGGCATTGTATGCGGCTGCCTGCTTGGAAGAGGCTGGCTTTGCGGGGACCCAGGCAACAGCCCTCACACTGTCCTCagccctggaggcccggggggagcGTCTGGAGGAGCAG GTGTATGCCCTGGTGCGCGGGCTGCTGGCACAGGTGCCCAGCCTGGCCGAGGGGAGGCCCCGGCAGGCGGCCCTCCGGGTACTGAGTGCGCTGGCCCTGGAGCATGCTCAGGAGGTGGTGTGTGCGCTGTTGCCCAGCTCGCTGCCCCCGGACCG GGTGGCTGCTGAGCTGTGGCGcagcctgagccgaaaccagcgCGTGAATGGGCAGGTGCTGGTACAGCTGCTGTGGGCACTGAAGGGCGGAGCCGGGCCCGAGCCGGAGGCACTGGCG GCCACTCGTGCCCTTGGGGAGATGCTGGCTGTGTCCGGCTGCGTAGGCGCCACTCGGGGCTTCTACCCACACCTCCTGCTCGTGCTGGTCACACAGCTGCACCAGCTGGCGCGGCGCGCGTCCTCCCCCGACACCCCCAAAGCTTGGACCCCATCGCACCGAGGGCCGCCACACAGCCACGCCAG CTGCGCTGTGGAGGCCCTGAAGGCCTTGCTCACCGGGGACGGCGGCCGCATGGTGGTCACGTGCATGGAacaggctggaggctggaggaggcTGGTGGGGGCCCACACCCACCTCGAAGGCGTCCTGCTGCTggccag TGCCATGGTGGCCCACGCGGACCACCACCTGCGAGGCCTGTTCGGGAACTTGTTGCCCCGGCTGCGCAGCGCCGACGACACGCGGCGCCTCACGGCTATGGCCTTCTTCACCGGG CTGCTGCAGAGTCGGCCCACGGCAGGGCTTCTGCGGGAAGAGGTCATCCTGGAGCGGCTCCGCGCCTGGCAGGGCGACCCCGAGCCCACCGTGCGCTGGCTGGGCCTGCTCGGCCTAGGCCACCTGGCGCTGAGCCGCGGGAAG gtGCGGCACGTGAGCAAGCTGCTGCCCGCGCTACTGGGCGCGCTGGGCGAGGGCGACGCGCGGCTCGTGGACGCCGCGCTGGGCGCGCTGCGGCGGCTCCTGCTGCGGCCTCGGGCGCCGGTGCGGCTGCTGAGCGCCGAGCTGGGGCCGCGCCTCCCGCCGCTGCTGGACGAC GCCCGGGACTCGGTCCGCGCCTCGGCTGTTGGACTTCTCGGGACGCTGGtgcggcggggccggggcgggctcCAGCTGGGGCTCCGCGGCCCCCTGCGGAAGCTGGTGCTGCAGAGCCTCGTGCCGCTGCTCTTGCGCCTGCAAGATCCCAGCAGGGACGCCGCTGAG AGTTCAGAGTGGACCCTGGCCCGCTGTGATCACGCCCTCCGTTGGGGCCTGCTGGAGGAGATGGTCACCGTGGCCCACTACGACAGCCCTGAGGCCCTAAGCCGCATCTGCCACTGCCTG GTTCAGCAGTACCCGAGTCACATCCCCAGCTTCCTGAGCCAGACCCAGGGCTACCTGCGGAGCCCGCAGGACCCCTTGCGCTGGGCAGCTGCTGTGCTCCTAG GCTTCCTCGTCCATCACACAAGCCCCAGCCGGGTCAACCAGGACCTGCTGGACTCCCTGTTCCAGG ACCTGGGGCAGCTGCAGAATGATCCAGAGCCAGCCGTCGTCGCCGCGGCTCAAGTGTCCGCCCAACAGGTGGCGCTGCTGGCCCGCGCACAGCCGGGGCCGCGCCTCCCGCGTCTCCTCCGCCTGGGCCTCTGGCGCCGCGCGGGTCCCCACCGACCCCCACCAGTCTACGCGAGCAGTCCATTCCAGCCCCGGAGCGTCGTGGGCCGCTGGGGCTGCTTGGGATCCGGCTGTGCCTGA
- the EEF1D gene encoding elongation factor 1-delta isoform X1, which yields MARGVATAFLCLLFNAVRKMRSGRAACALETVWEDKQKYGEAERRFYEHEATRAAATQQLLAEAPAVNGPGREDAEEADAPDSGSRSDPGRSHDGKKPLQKKRKRSPKSWFGQADLALVGLSADHVWLDKPMFDQAESAYRQRLADAAAQAAQRVALVPRGPCTHGSQVACHHVTWGIWVNKSSFDQAERAFVERSQASLLAAEGSGRQGASDTGQQAAAPDLALARQPGPLTDGQPPLGSLQALVQEVWLEKPQYDAAERGFYEAMFDGHPPGKVRLQERAGQAEGARRGRRDRRGRNAVGSKRVGPRRVDGEAASALPYWYLLHKDAEAPWLSKPTYDSAECRHHAAEALRVAWCLEAASLAHRPGARSGPTMSSLRPKKMATNFLAHEKIWFDKFKYDDAERQFYERMNGPVAGSSRQENGASVILRDIARARENIQKSLAGSSGPGASSGPGGDHSELAIRIASLEVENQSLRGVVQGLQQAVSKLEARLSALEKSSPTHRAAAPQTQHVSPMRQVEPPAGKAATAAEDDEDDAIDLFGSDDEEDKEAARLREERLRQYAEKKAGRPALVAKSSILLDVKPWDDETDMAQLEACVRSIQLDGLTWGGSKLVPVGYGIRKLQIQCVVEDDKVGTDLLEEEITKFEEHVQSVDIAAFNKI from the exons ATGGCCCGCGGTGTTGCAACTGCCTTCTTGTGCTTGCTTTTTAACGCTGTGCGGAAGATGAGGAGTGGGAGAGCCGCCTGTGCCCTGGAGACCGTCTGGGAGGACAAGCAGAAGTATGGGGAAGCCGAGCGGCGTTTCTACGAGCACGAGGCCACACGAGCCGCCGCCACCCAGCAGCTCCTGGCTGAAGCGCCAGCCGTGAACGGGCCTGGGAGGGAGGACGCCGAGGAGGCAGACGCCCCTGACAGCGGCAGCAGGAGCGACCCCGGGAGGAGCCACGACGGAAAGAAGCCTctgcagaagaaaaggaagcgCTCCCCAAAGAGCTGGTTCGGCCAGGCAGACCTGGCCCTCGTGGGCCTCTCGGCCGACCACGTGTGGCTGGACAAGCCGATGTTCGACCAGGCAGAGAGCGCCTATCGCCAGAGGCTGGCGGATGCGGCTGCCCAGGCGGCCCAGCGGGTTGCCCTGGTCCCCCGAGGCCCCTGCACCCACGGAAGCCAGGTGGCCTGCCACCATGTGacctggggcatctgggtcaATAAGTCGTCCTTCGACCAGGCCGAGCGGGCGTTCGTGGAGCGGTCGCAGGCCTCGCTGTTGGCCGCAGAGGGGAGTGGCAGGCAGGGGGCTTCTGACACGGGCCAGCAGGCAGCTGCCCCCGATCTGGCTCTCGCCCGCCAGCCCGGCCCGCTGACCGACGGCCAACCCCCGCTGGGCAGTCTGCAGGCGCTGGTGCAGGAGGTGTGGCTGGAGAAGCCCCAGTACGATGCGGCAGAGAGGGGTTTCTACGAGGCCATGTTCGACGGCCACCCTCCTGGGAAGGTGCGCCTGCAGGAGCGAGCTGGCCAGGCTGAGGGGGCCAGGCGGGGCCGCAGAGACCGGCGAGGCCGAAACGCCGTGGGAAGCAAGCGGGTCGGGCCTCGGCGGGTTGATGGGGAGGCCGCCTCTGCCCTGCCCTACTGGTATCTCCTGCACAAAGATGCTGAGGCCCCCTGGCTCAGCAAGCCCACCTATGACAGCGCAGAGTGCCGCCATCATGCCGCAGAGGCCCTGCGAGTGGCCTGGTGCCTCGAAGCTGCATCCCTGGCTCACCGACCTGGTGCCCGGTCTGGCCCGACCATGTCCAGCCTGAGACCCAA GAAAATGGCTACAAACTTCCTAGCGCACGAGAAGATCTGGTTCGACAAGTTCAAATACGATGATGCAGAGAGGCAGTTCTATGAGCGGATGAACGGGCCCGTGGCTGGCTCCTCGCGCCAG GAGAACGGTGCCAGTGTGATCCTCCGTGACATTGCCAGAGCCAGAGAGAACATCCAGAAATCCCTGGCTGGG agctcaggccctggggcctCCAGCGGGCCGGGCGGAGATCACAGTGAGCTCGCCATCCGGATCGCCAGCCTGGAAGTGGAGAATCAGAGCCTGCGAGGCG TGGTGCAAGGTCTGCAGCAGGCTGTCTCCAAGCTGGAGGCCCGGCTGAGCGCACTGGAGAAGAGCTCACCCACCCACCGGGCTGCAGCCCCACAGACCCAG CACGTGTCCCCTATGCGCCAAGTGGAGCCCCCTGCCGGCAAGGCGGCCACCGCCGCAGAGGATGACGAGGACGATGCCATCGACCTGTTTGGCAGCGATGACGAGGAGGACAAGGAGGCAGCCCGGCTGCGGGAGGAGAGGCTGCGGCAGTACGCGGAGAAGAAGGCGGGGCGGCCCGCGCTGGTGGCCAAATCTTCCATCCTCTTGGACGTCAAGCCT TGGGATGACGAGACAGACATGGCCCAGCTGGAGGCCTGCGTGCGCTCCATCCAGTTAGACGGGCTGACCTGGGGGGGCTCCAAGCTGGTGCCCGTGGGCTATGGCATCCGCAAGCTGCAGATTCAGTGTGTGGTAGAGGACGACAAGGTGGGGACGGACCTGCTGGAGGAGGAGATCACCAAGTTCGAGGAGCAC gtgCAGAGTGTGGACATTGCTGCTTTCAACAAGATCTGA
- the MROH6 gene encoding maestro heat-like repeat-containing protein family member 6 isoform X2, with translation MLVILLLWDLGVECRGGGGLPTLPRGSPSGHLPPGPGDPPHQTESRALRTRRVAAELWRSLSRNQRVNGQVLVQLLWALKGGAGPEPEALAATRALGEMLAVSGCVGATRGFYPHLLLVLVTQLHQLARRASSPDTPKAWTPSHRGPPHSHASCAVEALKALLTGDGGRMVVTCMEQAGGWRRLVGAHTHLEGVLLLASAMVAHADHHLRGLFGNLLPRLRSADDTRRLTAMAFFTGLLQSRPTAGLLREEVILERLRAWQGDPEPTVRWLGLLGLGHLALSRGKVRHVSKLLPALLGALGEGDARLVDAALGALRRLLLRPRAPVRLLSAELGPRLPPLLDDARDSVRASAVGLLGTLVRRGRGGLQLGLRGPLRKLVLQSLVPLLLRLQDPSRDAAESSEWTLARCDHALRWGLLEEMVTVAHYDSPEALSRICHCLVQQYPSHIPSFLSQTQGYLRSPQDPLRWAAAVLLGFLVHHTSPSRVNQDLLDSLFQDLGQLQNDPEPAVVAAAQVSAQQVALLARAQPGPRLPRLLRLGLWRRAGPHRPPPVYASSPFQPRSVVGRWGCLGSGCA, from the exons ATGCTGGTTATCTTGCTTCTCTGGGATTTGGGGGTGGAGTgtcgggggggcgggggtttACCTACTCTCCCACGCGGGAGTCCCAGTGGCCACCTCCCGCCCGGCCCCGGGGACCCCCCACATCAGACCGAGTCTCGGGCGCTCCGCACCCGCAGGGTGGCTGCTGAGCTGTGGCGcagcctgagccgaaaccagcgCGTGAATGGGCAGGTGCTGGTACAGCTGCTGTGGGCACTGAAGGGCGGAGCCGGGCCCGAGCCGGAGGCACTGGCG GCCACTCGTGCCCTTGGGGAGATGCTGGCTGTGTCCGGCTGCGTAGGCGCCACTCGGGGCTTCTACCCACACCTCCTGCTCGTGCTGGTCACACAGCTGCACCAGCTGGCGCGGCGCGCGTCCTCCCCCGACACCCCCAAAGCTTGGACCCCATCGCACCGAGGGCCGCCACACAGCCACGCCAG CTGCGCTGTGGAGGCCCTGAAGGCCTTGCTCACCGGGGACGGCGGCCGCATGGTGGTCACGTGCATGGAacaggctggaggctggaggaggcTGGTGGGGGCCCACACCCACCTCGAAGGCGTCCTGCTGCTggccag TGCCATGGTGGCCCACGCGGACCACCACCTGCGAGGCCTGTTCGGGAACTTGTTGCCCCGGCTGCGCAGCGCCGACGACACGCGGCGCCTCACGGCTATGGCCTTCTTCACCGGG CTGCTGCAGAGTCGGCCCACGGCAGGGCTTCTGCGGGAAGAGGTCATCCTGGAGCGGCTCCGCGCCTGGCAGGGCGACCCCGAGCCCACCGTGCGCTGGCTGGGCCTGCTCGGCCTAGGCCACCTGGCGCTGAGCCGCGGGAAG gtGCGGCACGTGAGCAAGCTGCTGCCCGCGCTACTGGGCGCGCTGGGCGAGGGCGACGCGCGGCTCGTGGACGCCGCGCTGGGCGCGCTGCGGCGGCTCCTGCTGCGGCCTCGGGCGCCGGTGCGGCTGCTGAGCGCCGAGCTGGGGCCGCGCCTCCCGCCGCTGCTGGACGAC GCCCGGGACTCGGTCCGCGCCTCGGCTGTTGGACTTCTCGGGACGCTGGtgcggcggggccggggcgggctcCAGCTGGGGCTCCGCGGCCCCCTGCGGAAGCTGGTGCTGCAGAGCCTCGTGCCGCTGCTCTTGCGCCTGCAAGATCCCAGCAGGGACGCCGCTGAG AGTTCAGAGTGGACCCTGGCCCGCTGTGATCACGCCCTCCGTTGGGGCCTGCTGGAGGAGATGGTCACCGTGGCCCACTACGACAGCCCTGAGGCCCTAAGCCGCATCTGCCACTGCCTG GTTCAGCAGTACCCGAGTCACATCCCCAGCTTCCTGAGCCAGACCCAGGGCTACCTGCGGAGCCCGCAGGACCCCTTGCGCTGGGCAGCTGCTGTGCTCCTAG GCTTCCTCGTCCATCACACAAGCCCCAGCCGGGTCAACCAGGACCTGCTGGACTCCCTGTTCCAGG ACCTGGGGCAGCTGCAGAATGATCCAGAGCCAGCCGTCGTCGCCGCGGCTCAAGTGTCCGCCCAACAGGTGGCGCTGCTGGCCCGCGCACAGCCGGGGCCGCGCCTCCCGCGTCTCCTCCGCCTGGGCCTCTGGCGCCGCGCGGGTCCCCACCGACCCCCACCAGTCTACGCGAGCAGTCCATTCCAGCCCCGGAGCGTCGTGGGCCGCTGGGGCTGCTTGGGATCCGGCTGTGCCTGA